Within Lagopus muta isolate bLagMut1 chromosome 1, bLagMut1 primary, whole genome shotgun sequence, the genomic segment gaatttgGTATGGCAGGAAATCTTCCCACTCTAGCTTGCCAGGAGCAAGCCTACGTGTTGAAATGAAGGatccattaattttttttcatacctAAAGAAGTAAttcctgctctcctccccacTCTAAGTACGATGCGTGGCTGTTGTGTAACCATCGATGTGCAGTGACATTGCCTGGAAGCAACTGGAGAGGACAAGATTCCAGGCTtgagaaaaggcagcagaaaccATGGAAAGATTCAGTGCCTCATTCCCTATGAGACGGAAGCAGAATCAAGCATATGTCAGAAATGCTAGAGCCAAatgcttccctttcctctttggTTCCCTTGCACCATTCAGATGGCTGATGTATGTGGCTACGCAGATCACTGGCTCCTTCCTCAGCATATAGAAATGCTTGGTCACCCAGTGCTGCCCTGTCAGGGTACAGCCCTGGGTGGATCACTGAGACATTTGTGCTTAAGTGAAACCTGCAAATGCAATATTTAGACATGATGGAGGAACATGTCATTTGTCATCACCTGGCTACTGACCAGCTAATGACAGAGAGGCAGCTCTCCAAAATGAAGAGCTTATCCTATCGAGGACAGACCTTACACCTATCACAAGATGTATTTTACTTCCACAGAGTAAaagccaagaaaataaaacaccaaatTACACCCTGTCTTGTTTTCCTACGTCCATGGCTTAAACGTATTTCTGAAAGCAACCTTATTTTCAGCAGCTTCTCCTTCCCCAGACCAGGCATTCCATCAACTGCAATCAAAGATGTGGTTACTGCTCTGCATGACCTCTGCTGTCTTCCAGCCATACATGAGCCACACATCCCAGATACTCCACTCTCACTTCTGCTGGGCACTCCCAAAACGCAGCAAAGCTCTGTTAGGTTGCCTGCATGGCTTTGGTCTGCAAGGCCTGTTCTGCCCAactgctcagcacaggcagacacgggtgtttaaaaaaaagaggtctGAGGACCACAGCCTTCAAAACAATGCAGCCAGCTTTTGAAAGGCTGTTAAGGCAATGGTGCTCTGAGTACCCCAGCCAAGAAAACCTGCCTGCTGTAATGCTGtccatgggggggggggggggggcacctCTGCTGTGCAGGGGCCTTGAAACTACCTTCACTGGACCACAGTGTATAAAATGTGGGAGCATAGCACACACGTACTCAGTATTACAGTGATAGAACTCCAGCCTGAATCTTAGATTTCCTCTCAGTGTCAGGCTTTCTGTCACTTGTGTGTCCTGAGCAGTGAAGCATTTGTTGGCCCTTTATTTGCATGTGCAGCTCTAATtattagagaagaaaatacaagagaGAGCttatgctgcagcagcagccttcagcTAACCCCTTATAGACTTCACAGAGCTTCAAGCTACTAATTGTCCGAGTGATCTCATTAAAGAACTAAAGATAGCTGTGCAGGCtaaaatgctttaatttcagGGAAAATAATTCAAATCCAGTGAGGCCATGCAAACACTGACAAGCAAATGAgtctctgctgctctttgctgcctAGACCCTTAGCTGTCTTCTCCAACTAATTGCTTTGTCCCAATATAGAAGTATTTCATTCCCTCCTGTCAGTAAATTTTGCAACTCAATTAAGCAGGGTTCTTTTGATGTAATGAAAAGATTCTGGCAAGTCTGGTTGTGTTTTTAACCTCTATATtcacagggggaaaaaaattgtacacAGCCCATCTCTAAATGGCTCATACACCACTGGTTTTCTCTATCTTGAAGTTCATATCAGTCCCTCCACCCCAGAAAATGATAAATGGCTATGCGGGCCAAAATGGGGAAATTCAAAGCTACTGCTCTGCTCGTGGTTCCAGCTTCTGGAGGGCAGTGGAGTgaagggtggtgaggtgctggcacgggttgcccagagaggtggtggatgcctcaaccctggagacactcaagatcaggctggacagggctgtgaacatctgatggagctgcaggtgtccctgctcatgaCAGGGAGTTGTATCAGATGGCCTCTAAGAGTCGCTTCCAACTCAAacggttctgtgattctgtacccGCACATTAGTACTTGATTCTTGTGCTGCTTTAGTTTTTCTCCCTAAAGAATGAGTGCCTTCTAAAACCGCTGATGTTCACAGCATCCTTTTTCAGACAGCTCTCTCCTGAAATACCTGCAACAtcattttctgtgctcttcCAAACCGTCTGCATGCCATCTGTAGTCCCAGCGAACCCACTCTCTCAGTATTAAAGAACAAATTTGCCAAGcttctcttctgccatctgAGGCTTTGCAGTCTTTGAGGCTTTTAGTTGTCCTTTCATGTAGCGATGATTTCAAggttcctcttttctttcacctttgTAATAGTTGGGGCCTCTTCTTTGGAGGTGCTTTCCAACCTTAAATTCCTCTCCTATTAATATGAAATTTCATAAATAACACGTCGGGCCTTTAGCTGCCGTGTCCTTTTCCACTCATTCATTACAACACTGCCTCATCCATCATTTTAACTCATTATCTGCACcttttcaaacatttctttctcacGTGAAAACTATGGACGATCTCTGCATGCTGTCTTAGCGTGGGCTTAGGGAGCGCCCTGCTGGCGtccctgctgaaatgcagcccTGGGAACAAGTCAGCTCCCAGGCTGTATCTGCGGCCAGCTGGTGCTGTCTAATGCATATTCACTATTTGTTCTCACAGGTTCATGGAAAATTTGCAAACAGAAGTGCAAGAAATGGAATTCATACAGTTTTCCAAGGGATTGAATGTCATGAGGAAGGAGGACTTTGCAGAATGGCTACTGTATTTCACTGatgaggaaaataatgaaatttacTGGCAAAACGTGAAAGACAGATTTGAAGCAGGAGAGGTTGGTACCTGGagtgtgctttgttttgcttccttgtTTCTGCATTCAGGTTTTCATGTGAATGCAAgtatctaaaaataaaaccagtttCCAAATCAATTATGGCAGCTCTTGAGTTTTATGCAAATAAGAACCATGACAATTTATTAACTGAGAAATATAAGTATTGACCACAAGCGTTCACATCCAAATGTTAAGTCCATTGGATTTAACAAAACAGATTTACTTTGCTTTTGAAAGTACTGTCCAGTATATATCATCTAATTCTTTGATACTCTAGAATATCAGTTTGGAGGAATTCAAGACTTTCTGCAAGTTTACAAACAACCTAGAAGACTTTTCTATTGCCATGCAGATGTTCACCGTAGCCAATCGTCCCGTGAAGCGAGGTGAGTGCTCCACAGCTTCAcatctgtatttctaaaaaagaagagatgcaCTTTTCTTACAGAATTTTGTGCAGTGCTACACAATCATGCCTATGAAAAACAAGTAAAGTGTTTTTCAAACCACAGAACTGAGGGAGTTGTGCCTTTCACGTATAACAGACATTTAAGAGCAATGCGGCAACATTTTTGTGGAAATACAAGTGTCTTTTGTTGTGATTCTGACGTTGTTACATACTTGTGATACTTGAAAAACAGATCTCCTGAGTTATctgaaaacagtaacaaaagtTCCTGAGAAGGGTTGTTGAGACATTAACGTTTAGAGAGACATTAATGTTTAGATGCATAATTGGTTGGCTCACTTGAAACTGAACAGTGTGTCATGACAAGacccttctccttttctttgtgttctacTCACAGAGGTGCAGTGCCATGTCTTGATTTATACTTAACATAAGGAGCTGAAACAGTTCACATCTTTTTGAAGACAAAGTTAGGAGTGTATATAATGTATGTTGGGACCTTTTTAAGTTGTGGTATATCCTTTTTCAGGAGGATTTTCTacttaattatatttaaatgaaatgtagaAGAATCAACTGCATTTACAGAGAAATTATTGAAAGATGCAAAGATGAGAGATGGAGTGCTCTTTTTTCTAGTAAGCTTCAGAACTAAGCATATTTATATAATTAGTTATATACATCATTTGCTATGAAATCAGAAGCACAACATTGCTGTATTTATCACTTAGTGGGGATAACTTGCTGTAATAATCTACAGTGCTACTCTGATATAGTAACCTTCACTTCCTCCTTGAAACTCAGACATCTGTGATGCCTTCAAAAATGCATCCCATTCATGTGGCAGAATGTGCTTGCAGTGATAATCTGCAACCATTTCCCTCTTGCTATCTTCTGTTTTATGACAATCCcatacattttcttattttacttgAGGCAAAACTCCAAATTCTTTACACCACAAAATACTCTAGCTAGGATATCCAGAGGACATTGTAAGATCTACAGAAggctgcaatttgtgtgctttGCAATGCCTTTCAGTGTTCAGTAATGTAATGATGTCGTATTCTGTCTTCACTAGCTGAGTTCAAGAGAGCAGTGAAGGTGGCGACAGGACAGGAGTTCTCAGATAATATTCTGGATACCATCTTCAAGATTTTTGATCTCGATGGAGATGACTGCCTCAGCCACAGCGAGTTCCTCGGTGTCCTGAAGAAGCGAATTCATCGAGGTTTGAGGGTGAGAAGCTGATGGCATCTGTCCTTCCCATTAACATACTTGTTTTTGAATACCACAGATTATTCTTACAACTATCTTATTAATGTTTGTAGAAACACAAGTAGAGATAgtgaatggaaagaaattatattttaaattgaagaCTCCTTACTGCTTATGAATCTGGGAGGAGTGCTGCCATCATTGGTGATATATATGTGAactgtgggagcagcagcatctctctaCATATTATATTTATAACACAGTCTGCAATTAAGAGTCTTTTTTGTGTAAATGTTAAACATGCTCTAATTTTATTAACAGGTACCACAACAGCAAGGCATTCAAGGGTACTGGAAGTGCGTGAAAAGGGAAAGCATTAAAGGAGCAAAAGAATTGTGGAAGCAAAGTGGGAAAAGTCCTTTTTAAAAGTGTCCATTATTGCTGGTTTGCTGTAAATGTtatgtagggtttttttgtctGTCCTGTTTACATAAGAGCTGaatcaaaaatacttttttttactaCAGCTGAACTAAATTAACCCAATAtctaatgcaaaaaaaaaaaaattatatcatTCTAGTGTAATCAGTTGGGTTTACAGAATTGTTATCATGTTTGACCTCCCTACAGAAATACTCTTGTTCTAGGGAataatgctatttatttttttgtggagTCTGACCCTGCACTGTGACCTCTGGGATGCATAGGATTTAATAGTGGCCACTGGCTGGAACAATCCAACAGTATCATCTCCCGGTGGAAGAATGGCCATCATCTCATCCGGCCACTAACACAGCAGTTCTCTTTCCCTGGCAAAGACAGGGGTCCAAAAAGGGAAACCATTTGCACAGTCCATGCAAGTCAAGGTACCTGcatcaaaaacaaaatctcacGTGGCTTGTGCCCCCATTACTGTGAGCTGCTTGTTGCTAGTTCCTGGCAGATGGTTCCACCAGGTCCAGGGTAGATGTCTGATTTGTCTGCTTTTGTTGATaatagctttaaactggaaataTAAGGCTGCTGATGCAGGCTTTAAAAGTTACATGTTGATCTATGAATGTGTATTGAGACTCTCAGACCTCTTCAACAAACAGTataaacaagaaggaaaaatcctCATCCTCATTCTATCATAAGCAGTGATTACACCTTGATTTGTAAATGTTTTGCTTAATTGTAATGCAGAAGATAAATGTGTaacaaatatttactttgtGTTAGTAACAATTATGACAGGGAATGCTGCAGTATCTCAGGAACTCAATGTTATAACAAGCGTTGGCAGGAATAATAGACCcaacaaaaagtaaacaaattGTTTAATTGCAAAGCTAGACAATTAATTGCAAATCCAAATTGCAAAGCTAGACATAAGATgtcaaacaataaaacaaaaagaaggtaaaaattAACATGAATGTTTTTCAGCCATATCACAGTGTGCTTCTCTGTATACACACATATGCATGGTATAttagtttttttcttacagactCAAGAGCCTGTAGTCACAGGTCCAGATCACTGGTTGGTCACTGCGTATAGGAGACAGACTTTAACACACAGAGCTGTCTGCATTGTCTGTTTTGTCCAGGCTGGGGTAAAGGCCTGACTTTTCAAGGCAGGTTTGTTCTAACAGACTCAAAAAACGAACTGGGTAAAACAACTGAGAAATCTCACCACTGCAGATCCCACCTAAGGAGGGTTACAGGTAAGATATTTGGTATGTCAGTGGCCATCAGGCAAGCTAGCGCTAAGGAAGAGTCCTCCCAGGTCTCAGCACTCTAGAGAGaagcaagcaaagcagcagcatgcaaCCACCTGCTACTCCTCCCTATGCAGCATTCTCTTGGAGCTTTAATTTAAATtgtgcaaaagagaaaatgcttttctttgtgtgatCTGTAAGCACGCACCCAGTCTCGTCCACATGAACAGGAACGTGACTGTGGGTGCCTCAAGACCTGTCTAGAAAATCAGGTACCAGTGACTGCCAAGGATCCCTCTGCTTCCACCAGGAGCctctcaaaaatgaaataaaatgcagtaaatgCCACTGCCTCTCCCCCTTAAGCTGAAATGGCACTGCTCTGTGGGCAATGAGAAATCAGGCAGCTGTTTTCACTCTGTGCTTTTGGAAGCTGCTTATGGTGATGGGAACTATGAGtaagagctgctgggagcagaggtggggcagcagggctggcatgGAAGTACCACAACCAGCTTCAGATCactaaacaatatttttttaaaggacaaaatCAAGCAAGACACTTCTGTATCACAGAAGTGTGTGTGTTCCCCTACAGTGGGCGTTGTTCCAGCTCTGCTATAATACAAGGCAGCCTTTTACTTGTTGCTGTTCATATTCTGGCAAATTGTTTTTACTTTGGAACAGACACAATTGTTTAACAATTTATTCTGTGAGTTCTTCATAGGTTTTTGATGttctgcattgcttttgtggttgtttcttgttttgttttgtttaccaATGACACATATCCTGCaaactgtttggttttctgttggaaaaatcAATTCATCTAGCTTTAGTGTATCTAGGAGTTTAATGCCTTATTGCTCATTCGTATCTGGGTTTGTGCAATCAGCAATATCTGCTTTTGGCAGCAAGTTACTAAAAATGGATTTCAAGCTTTATTTCTTAGCTAAAGATCTGGTATCCagttcagaggaaaaagaaaacagataagTTTATTTTAAGACAAACATCATAtctataataaaataagaaatggaaTGATTTCTTAGGAATTAAAGTGCaattaacattttcagaagaaactaTCCTGAAAGTACAGCCAGGAAGGAATTCCTCTGAATGCCAGGGAAGATTTGTCCGTTGAAAAATCAGGCTCTGTGTTTAATCTGtagcttgtttttgtttgttttcaccaAAAAGATTTGTGAAACAGtcttaaaatcatttcttagATAAAATATCTTAGACTGAAAGAGCTGTTTACATAAGTGTTTAGGCCGACCTTGTCTGATGAAGAATCCAttgtagttttaatttttttaagctcCTTTTAGTAACTGTGTGGTATTTGCAAGCTGTCTGTCAACATTACTCAACACAATTTATTCAAAGGTCTTGCCTACTGCCAACGTGCCAATTAAGTGTATCAATTACAACTTTTTTAACCTTACAAATCCTTCCTCTGAACAGAAATatactaaaaatgaaataaaattaaatgctaaTAAAAAGCCTCCAACTTTGCTTTTGAGTGttatttggaataaaaaaaataatatatgacATATTGTGGAGGTCTCATAAActgttttaaaactattttaaaagaatacacAAGATGAGAACTGCCAGATAAAGGGCCGAAATGGGAACAAATCCAGAGAGTTAGAGGAAGTATTTCAAAATGCGTATCTATTGTCCATATTTTGACTTAAGCATAGAGATGGATTAATAAATGTACATTGGAGtttcaaatacagttttcttctcatggAAGAGTGCCAAAATCTCTTGTGTCTTCAACCTTTCCTATTAAACAGCCACAGCAGGTCAGGAAACTATTCCAGTGAAGAAAGAAACCTTCAGTCCTTCTGAACAGACAATATGCATCCCAGTGATGTGGATGTTATTACTGAGATCCACACTGACCAAGCAACAGCCCCTCTAATGCCACTGGGCACTGAGGAAGCATGAAGGCAAAACCTGTGGACATAGACACATATTGTGTCACATATTTGTGCACCAGGCAGCCATAGAAATTCCTCCTAGAGAAATTGAAGATGTTGCCCAACAAGAGGTGGAAAGGAAACCTGAGAGACTTGAGCATGTACAAAATTAATCCACAAACAAGCTTGCAGCTCCTCGCTCATTTACTTTCTGAAGGTTTCCTGCTGTCTTTGTTGATTAAACAATTCCTGGTTGGTTCAATAATGTAGAAATTATGCAGCATATGTGGAGACAGATTTCCCATTAGGCTGGTGTTGGCTCAGTTAATAAAGTTTTTGCTTCATTAACCAGAAGGCTGTGGTGCAGAGCTCTCCTCATGGACCCCAGGAACTGCGCTGTGGCTCCTGCACACCGTCCTCCCAACATTGCACAACTGTGCCCACCTGTGTCATGCCAGAAAGTACACATCAGTCCTTGGAGAGCaaacagctgtgctttttcacACCCACATGCCCAATTGGAAGcttgttcttctgtttcctgTCCCAGCTGATGGTGGCCGGCCT encodes:
- the MICU2 gene encoding calcium uptake protein 2, mitochondrial isoform X6, whose translation is MAERLSLRKNRFMHFASLEYEGEYYMTPRDFLFSVMFDQVQRKSSAKKLTKKEVDAALLCVTKAKPGPTFFRELGDKGLISYAEYLFLLTILTKPQTGFQIAFKMLDTDGNEQVEKKEFFKMQRIIGKEDDLKTAGDETVFQEAELESCSVNTMLLVHFFGKEGKEKLRYSEFFRFMENLQTEVQEMEFIQFSKGLNVMRKEDFAEWLLYFTDEENNEIYWQNVKDRFEAGENISLEEFKTFCKFTNNLEDFSIAMQMFTVANRPVKRAEFKRAVKVATGQEFSDNILDTIFKIFDLDGDDCLSHSEFLGVLKKRIHRGLRVPQQQGIQGYWKCVKRESIKGAKELWKQSGKSPF